The following proteins are co-located in the Lacticaseibacillus paracasei subsp. paracasei genome:
- a CDS encoding C40 family peptidase, which translates to MKLKQLVTGFITVATLAGVGVSGVAATTVKADDDKSSLTAKNDALLKQIQTANEKTAKLSNDVSNKALDIKNAEEKISASQAKIASYNQQIVKAQVEVGKRKDNLKEQLISLQKQVGNSVTGNIYFDFVLNSNSLTDLVGRSLTVNKLSQASAEALQAVKDSQAKVKTLQTEQEAKQETLVATKSQLESDKAKIESLKSDAEKSASDLQQTLEANKDKLAQLAASEDAAKAAAATAAVAATPSASSTSTASSSAASSSVNTSTNTSTTSASSSASASQAPASNTSSVSVSGGSIASNAAKYIGVPYVYGGTSPSGFDCSGLIYYAAKEAGISLPRTSQAQSTLGSYVSVSDLKAGDLVFWGGVGSAYHVGIYIGGGQYLHAPAPGQNVTIQSMAYFAPSFGRRL; encoded by the coding sequence ATGAAATTAAAGCAATTAGTTACAGGCTTTATCACAGTTGCAACATTGGCTGGGGTTGGGGTTTCAGGGGTGGCTGCCACAACAGTTAAAGCTGATGACGATAAGTCTAGTTTGACTGCCAAGAATGATGCCTTGCTCAAGCAAATCCAAACGGCAAATGAAAAAACCGCGAAGTTGAGCAATGATGTTTCTAACAAAGCATTAGACATTAAGAATGCTGAAGAAAAAATTAGTGCTAGTCAGGCTAAAATTGCCTCTTACAACCAACAAATTGTTAAGGCGCAAGTCGAAGTCGGCAAGCGTAAAGACAATCTGAAGGAACAATTGATTTCATTGCAAAAGCAGGTTGGTAATTCAGTTACAGGCAATATCTATTTTGACTTTGTTTTGAATTCAAACAGCCTTACAGATCTTGTTGGTCGTTCACTGACGGTCAACAAACTTAGCCAAGCCAGTGCAGAAGCATTGCAGGCGGTTAAGGACTCACAGGCCAAAGTTAAGACCCTGCAAACGGAACAAGAAGCCAAGCAAGAAACACTTGTTGCGACAAAGAGCCAGTTGGAAAGCGACAAGGCTAAAATCGAAAGCTTAAAGAGTGATGCTGAAAAATCTGCATCCGATTTACAGCAAACGCTTGAAGCTAACAAAGATAAGTTGGCTCAGTTGGCTGCCAGCGAAGATGCTGCTAAAGCTGCCGCAGCAACCGCTGCTGTTGCCGCAACACCATCTGCTTCTTCAACCAGCACCGCCTCAAGCAGTGCAGCATCAAGTAGCGTTAACACCAGCACCAATACCAGCACCACCAGTGCTTCTTCAAGCGCCAGCGCTTCACAAGCACCTGCTTCAAACACCAGCTCGGTTTCAGTTTCCGGTGGCAGTATTGCCAGCAACGCCGCTAAGTATATCGGTGTTCCGTACGTTTATGGCGGCACTTCACCATCAGGCTTTGACTGCTCAGGTTTGATCTACTATGCAGCTAAAGAAGCTGGGATCAGCTTGCCACGGACTTCGCAAGCTCAAAGTACGCTTGGCTCATACGTTTCCGTTTCTGACTTAAAGGCCGGTGACTTGGTCTTCTGGGGCGGCGTTGGTAGTGCTTACCACGTTGGTATTTACATTGGCGGTGGCCAATATCTTCACGCACCAGCTCCTGGTCAAAACGTTACGATTCAGAGCATGGCATACTTCGCACCAAGCTTCGGTCGTCGTCTGTAA
- the tyrS gene encoding tyrosine--tRNA ligase, translating into MTDRGKILDELKWRGALNQLTDEDGLRKLTEEKAVSVYCGTDPTGDSLHVGHLIPFMILKRFQLLGHRPVIVIGGGTGSIGDPSGRNSERVLQTMDTIAANKKKLTAQMENLFGTDDFRIVDNYDWLSKLSMLDFLRDYGKLFSVNSMLNKEVVASRLENGISYTEFTYQILQSVDFLHLFKHEDVQLQIGGADQWGNITAGIDLIHRIEGPEARAYGLTNPLMLKADGTKFGKSAGGAVWLDPEKTSPYEFYQFWFNQDDADVEKFLKFFTFLSRDAIAELVEATKTHPEKREAQRELARAVTKFVHGQKAVDQAENISAALFSGDVAELSADDIKQGFKQFPTVEAPETAENIVTWLVDTTKIEPSRRRAREDIQNGAITINGTRQRELDFEVDPSTHFDGQYVIVRRGKKRYFLVDIKAAK; encoded by the coding sequence ATGACAGACAGAGGCAAAATTTTAGACGAATTAAAGTGGCGTGGGGCGTTGAATCAATTAACCGATGAAGATGGTCTGCGGAAACTGACTGAGGAAAAAGCAGTCAGTGTATACTGTGGCACCGATCCGACTGGCGATTCACTACATGTTGGCCATTTGATTCCGTTCATGATTCTCAAACGGTTTCAACTTCTGGGCCATCGTCCCGTGATTGTCATTGGTGGGGGCACTGGCTCGATTGGCGATCCATCCGGGCGTAATTCCGAGCGGGTCTTGCAAACCATGGACACGATTGCTGCAAATAAAAAGAAATTGACCGCCCAAATGGAGAACCTATTCGGAACCGATGATTTTCGGATTGTCGATAATTATGATTGGTTATCGAAATTATCCATGCTTGATTTTCTGCGGGATTATGGCAAGCTTTTTTCCGTTAACAGTATGCTAAATAAAGAAGTCGTCGCCAGTCGTTTGGAAAACGGCATCTCGTACACGGAATTCACGTATCAGATTCTGCAGTCGGTCGATTTCCTGCACTTGTTCAAACACGAAGATGTTCAATTGCAAATTGGCGGGGCCGATCAGTGGGGCAATATTACGGCTGGGATCGATTTGATTCATCGCATCGAGGGACCAGAAGCCCGTGCTTACGGTCTAACCAATCCATTGATGTTGAAGGCTGACGGTACCAAGTTCGGTAAGTCTGCTGGCGGCGCCGTTTGGCTTGATCCGGAGAAGACGTCACCTTACGAGTTCTATCAGTTCTGGTTCAATCAGGATGATGCCGACGTCGAGAAGTTCCTCAAGTTCTTCACGTTCTTGTCGCGCGATGCTATTGCCGAATTGGTTGAAGCAACTAAGACACATCCGGAAAAACGTGAAGCACAGCGTGAATTGGCGCGTGCGGTGACAAAGTTTGTCCACGGTCAAAAAGCGGTTGATCAGGCCGAAAATATCAGTGCTGCCCTTTTTTCCGGTGATGTCGCTGAGCTGAGCGCTGATGATATCAAGCAGGGTTTCAAGCAGTTTCCAACAGTTGAGGCACCGGAGACCGCAGAAAACATTGTGACTTGGTTAGTCGACACTACCAAAATCGAACCAAGCCGCCGTCGAGCCCGCGAAGACATTCAAAATGGTGCGATCACGATCAACGGTACACGTCAGCGGGAGCTCGATTTCGAGGTTGATCCGAGCACTCATTTTGATGGCCAATATGTCATCGTTCGGCGTGGTAAAAAGCGGTACTTTTTAGTCGATATCAAGGCGGCAAAGTAA
- a CDS encoding GNAT family N-acetyltransferase, whose amino-acid sequence MVTITDQKPTMPEVLALYKSVGWSMYTRDPARLERALTHSLMVLGAYEGKQLVGLIRAVGDGETILFIQDLLVLPEYQRRGIGKQLIEALLARFPEVRQRVLLTDDDPKTRSFYKAAGFVESQQMGVIAFYHDQH is encoded by the coding sequence ATGGTGACAATTACTGATCAAAAACCAACTATGCCCGAGGTTTTGGCACTTTATAAAAGTGTCGGTTGGAGCATGTATACCCGCGATCCTGCGCGACTTGAACGGGCACTGACCCATTCATTGATGGTGTTAGGTGCGTATGAGGGCAAACAGTTAGTTGGCTTAATCCGAGCAGTCGGTGACGGCGAAACCATTCTTTTTATTCAGGATCTGTTGGTTTTGCCAGAATATCAGCGTCGAGGTATCGGCAAACAATTAATAGAAGCTTTGCTGGCGCGGTTCCCTGAAGTGCGGCAACGGGTTTTATTGACGGACGATGATCCGAAAACGCGAAGCTTTTATAAAGCCGCTGGGTTTGTGGAGAGTCAACAAATGGGCGTGATTGCTTTTTATCATGATCAGCATTAG